A genome region from Pyrenophora tritici-repentis strain M4 chromosome 9, whole genome shotgun sequence includes the following:
- a CDS encoding UbiH, 2-polyprenyl-6-methoxyphenol hydroxylase and related FAD-dependent oxidoreductase, with amino-acid sequence MAEAQSKRIVVGGGSIAGLMHALVLKSHGYNVDVLEVRSKEQLQAQAAGLSLWPNAQKVLTTYIPEVELNDVVFRNPSFPIFDNKGEMVVEVPCTEDVRTSCWAGIHRLLWTACENRKEGHGLVTMRCGTTVSGLTENDDHLTVAYKGEDGTEDTIPADLVIAADGARSYFRSLVLPDVKPEYVGYVAWRASIKVADAPEQLLCAIEGKMPICMLDGSYVMVYLSPGKSGNMNPEERVIEWCWYDPCDASTPVFSEYMTDVHNIRHNVTVPSHLLRSEVWAAQLRRRDSSLTPMWRQVFHQSDMPLLTAIRSFDNTKSSFFDGKLLLVGEAFLQLRPHLGASSDIAGISAMNFPHVLNGEISIEEWEKRVAEHAMEKAIGSRAMGMFGMTGQWPEPQPLTAAPEVSQEILC; translated from the exons ATGGCAGAAGCGCAGAGCAAAAGAATCGTTGTG GGCGGTGGTTCGATTGCCGGGCTCATGCATGCCCTGGTACTCAAGTCTCATGGCTACAACGTTGATGTCCTTGAAGTACGTTCCAAGGAGCAGCTTCAGGCTCAAGCTGCTGGCCTGAGTCTCTGGCCAAACGCCCAGAAGGTCCTCACGACATACATACCGGAGGTTGAGCTTAATGATGTCGTCTTCCGCAACCCTTCTTTCCCGATCTTCGATAATAAGGGTGAAATGGTAGTGGAGGTACCATGCACGGAAGATGTACGCACATCATGCTGGGCTGGCATACACCGCCTGCTCTGGACGGCGTGCGAGAATAGAAAAGAGGGGCACGGACTCGTAACCATGCGTTGCGGGACCACGGTCAGTGGGCTGACAGAGAATGACGACCACCTCACTGTGGCATACAAAGGCGAGGACGGAACTGAAGATACGATCCCTGCCGATCTCGTCATCGCTGCCGATGGTGCACGATCCTACTTCCGCAGTCTGGTACTTCCGGACGTCAAGCCAGAATATGTCGGCTACGTGGCCTGGAGAGCGAGCATCAAGGTAGCCGATGCGCCCGAGCAATTACTTTGCGCCATTGAGGGCAAAATGCCGATATGCATGCTTGACGGTAGCTATGTCATGGT CTACCTGTCGCCTGGGAAGTCTGGGAACATGAATCCAGAGGAAAGAGTCATTGAGTGGTGTTGGTACGATCCGTGCGACGCGTCGACCCCGGTGTTTTCCGAATACATGACCGATGTGCACAACATCCGACACAACGTCACTGTACCTTCACATCTGCTTCGATCCGAGGTCTGGGCAGCGCAGCTCAGACGCAGAGACTCAAGTCTGACACCAATGTGGAGACAAGTCTTCCATCAGTCTGATATGCCGCTTCTCACGGCCATCCGTTCTTTCGACAACACCAAGAGTTCCTTCTTCGATGGGAAACTCTTGCTGGTGGGTGAGGCTTTCCTCCAGCTTCGGCCCCATCTAGGAGCAAGCTCCGACATTGCAGGAATCTCGGCCATGAATTTTCCGCATGTGCTCAACGGGGAAATTAGCATAGAAGAGTGGGAGAAGAGAGTGGCGGAACATGCGATGGAGAAGGCGATTGGCAGTAGAGCCATGGGCATGTTCGGAATGACAGGGCAGTGGCCGGAGCCTCAACCACTCACAGCTGCACCGGAGGTATCGCAAGAGATATTGTGTTGA
- a CDS encoding Dimer-Tnp-hAT domain containing protein produces MAKRSRETLGAAVSQATTFESQFFESQTEEEGAAEGSQAGTAATTEASVDTEPDNGDNFDGINWDRLPRFMKPLTTGRRVKSWIFQHGYRVVELYDQNRVWFVCKYCHIHKVIDTGGSGVFDVSKATSSAAAHLGLQKRGHGFTKDGLKPRRTGQQLSLRQTLETGVAVSQEAANAMGNFNIQQFREVAVFCLLDNNLPMELLARPSFREMISLANPEAEAALWVSPRSVATYAMRLFQYMQPQIVCALSEAASKIHISFDGWTTKGGKRGFFGVVAHFANASGVIQDLPIALPHLAGSHTGDAIADTIKKTLQEYSIGSDKLGYFVLDNAANNDTAVSSLAHAYDFNAAHRRLRCGPHTLNLIGQAIIFGSNQEAYNNNNDEQLQTEEVYMQEWRQEGPLGVLIDVINHIKTPQQHEIFRSFQTAANAELPARERLHVLEPVKPVVTRWNSYYAAFKRATQLQAAYNSYAEHYINALSLEDRRACQRGNKLPEAPSWMRSTGLTAADWAVITEYQDCLEPLKLATEKLEGRGKAGKYGAIYETIPVFEYVLGALEARTRSYEQVDFNPPDAPEDHLFVNLRAAWSKANDYYNKLDRSPAYYAATCLHPYYKYYCENSWVDKPEWLTSANAGFLQLWQSYKPQRTRPLSQTTAKPRHRGIDDVIGALVRRNKAQVEAAHDDEYERWRTQEPEWTSEQYLSDGHPVKYWIQLRSKYPCLSQFAIDILTIPASSCDCERLFSELGDLLEPRRRALGSELLAALQLVRSWRRAGFDGLYNNGDDEDKWSDVKDEEIVQQYDIEGWSTTP; encoded by the exons atggccaaacgctctcga gaaacccttggcgccgccgtaagccaggccacaacgtttgagtcgcaatttttcgagtcgcaaacagaggaggagggtgcggctgagggcagccaggctggtacagcagcaacaacagaggctagtgttgatacagagcctgataatggcgataactttgacggcattaactgggatcgcctccctcggttcatgaagcctcttacaactgggcggcgcgtcaagagttggatctttcaacatggatatcgcgttgttgagctctacgatcagaatcgagtgtggtttgtatgcaaatactgccacatccacaaggtcattgacactggcggcagtggagtttttgacgtatcaaaggccacctcctcagctgcagctcatcttggccttcagaaacgaggccatggctttacaaaagacggcctgaagcctcgaagaacagggcagcaactctctctacgacagacgctggagactggtgttgcagtctctcaagaggctgccaacgcgatgggcaacttcaacatccagcagtttcgtgaagttgcagtgttctgccttcttgataacaacttgccaatggagctacttgcaaggccgtcctttcgcgagatgattagccttgcaaacccagaggcagaggcagctttgtgggtaagtcctcgcagtgtagctacctacgcaatgcgcctcttccaatatatgcagccacagattgtctgcgctctgtcagaagctgcaagcaagatccacataagctttgatggttggacgacaaagggtggcaagcgtggattctttggagtcgttgcacactttgctaacgcctctggagtgatacaagatctccccatcgccctcccacatctcgcaggctctcatactggtgatgctatcgctgatacaattaaaaagacgctccaagaatacagtattgggagtgataaactcggctacttcgtcctcgacaatgctgcaaacaacgatactgcagtctcctcgctcgcccacgcgtacgacttcaacgctgctcaccgacgcctccgctgcggccctcacacgcttaaccttattggccaggcaattatctttggcagcaatcaagaggcgtacaacaacaacaacgacgagcagctccaaacagaggaggtgtacatgcaggagtggcgtcaagaagggcccttaggtgtacttatcgacgttatcaaccatataaaaacgcctcaacaacacgaaattttccgaagcttccaaaccgccgccaacgccgagttgccagctagagagcgcctccacgtacttgagcctgtgaagcctgttgttacacgctggaactcttactacgctgccttcaaacgcgcaactcaactccaggcagcatacaactcttacgctgagcactacattaacgcactctcccttgaagatcgccgcgcttgtcaacgtggcaataaactccctgaagcacctagttggatgagatcaacaggacttacagctgctgattgggcggtgataacagagtatcaggactgcctagagccgcttaagcttgctacggagaagcttgagggtcgcggaaaggcaggcaaatacggcgctatatatgagactattcctgtatttgaatacgtacttggcgcgctcgaagcccgtacgcgctcgtacgagcaagttgacttcaacccacctgatgcgcctgaagatcacctctttgttaacctccgcgccgcctggagtaaggccaacgattactacaacaagctcgatcgatcgccagcatactacgctgctacctgcctccatccatactacaaatactactgcgagaacagctgggtggataagccagaatggctaacatcagccaacgctggcttcctgcagctctggcagtcgtataagcctcaacgtacacgtcctctatctcaaacaactgcaaaaccaaggcatagaggaatagatgatgtgattggcgccctcgtacggcgcaacaaggctcaggtagaggctgcccacgacgatgagtacgagcgctggagaactcaagagccagagtggacaagcgaacagtatcttagcgatggccacccagtcaagtactggattcaattacgctcaaaatacccgtgtttaagccagtttgcgattgatatactcacgataccagcatctagttgcgactgcgagaggctctttagcgagcttggcgatttacttgagccgcgccggcgagctcttggcagcgagttacttgctgcccttcagcttgtacgttcgtggagacgagctggctttgacggcttgtacaacaacggtgatgatgaagataagtggagtgacgtcaaagatgaggagattgtacaacagtacgatatagaaggctggagtacaacaccataa